The following are encoded together in the Syngnathus scovelli strain Florida chromosome 12, RoL_Ssco_1.2, whole genome shotgun sequence genome:
- the fam98a gene encoding protein FAM98A — translation MENDIIVSLEDLGYQGPLLEDGALESAVTGGAASPEFTKLCAWIVSELKLYSKLEENVQATNCPSEAEGFQLEMSGLLAELACPYPVLTSGAVNQRLLNANDCLLLLSFLVSELEASRMILVNRPQKKAQECGSPAFQELKGICMALGMSKPPANIAMFQFFSGIEKKLKEATSRVPANHIGDPLLKNAFGPVHMEKIEAINQALVNEYEVRRKMLLKRLDVTVQSFGWSERAKSHAGNLAKVYQPLRSALGTQSKVSVAHLLAARQDFSKILRTSSGKSREKTACAINKVVMGRVPDRGGRPCEIEPPPPEMPSWQKRQDAPQASGQYGGSRGTYDHYSQGSRGGYERGGGERGGRGGRGGRVQGGWGEGGGGGRGSYNKGQYQDLAAHQGGGGGGTRGPYRGGGSNHGGPQESGHHSGYNDNYHQNGNWHQERGGGGGGGRGGRGRGGRGGGWGGRGGHNVSQGGHFEQFFQHGGQNYNQAGFNQSRHYNS, via the exons CTCTGTGCTTGGATTGTGTCCGAGCTCAAACTTTACAGTAAACTGGAGGAGAATGTCCAGGCAACCAACT GTCCAAGTGAGGCAGAGGGCTTCCAGCTGGAGATGAGCGGGCTGTTGGCAGAACTCGCTTGCCCTTACCCCGTCCTCACGAGTGGAGCTGTCAACCAAAGGCTTCTCAACGCCAATGACTGCCTGCTGCTGCTCT CCTTTCTGGTATCCGAGCTGGAGGCTTCGAGGATGATCCTGGTCAACAGACCCCAGAAGAAAGCCCAGGAGTGTGGTAGCCCTGCCTTCCAGGAACTAAAAGGCATCTGCATGGCACTGGGAATGTCCAAGCCTCCGGCCAACATTGCTATGTTCCAGTTTTTTAGTGGCATTGAGAAAAAG CTGAAAGAAGCCACAAGTAGAGTGCCAGCCAATCATATAGGAGACCCTTTGTTGAAGAATGCCTTTGGACCCGTGCACATG GAAAAAATCGAAGCCATCAATCAAGCGCTTGTAAATGAGTATGAAGTGAGAAGGAAGATGTTGTTAAAACGTCTGGATGTGACGGTGCAGTCTTTTGGTTGGTCAGAAAGAGCAAAG TCGCATGCTGGGAATTTGGCTAAAGTTTATCAGCCGCTACGTTCTGCCCTCGGTACCCAAAGCAAAGTGTCTGTAGCGCACCTTCTTGCAGCCCGACAAGACTTTTCAAAAATCCTTCGCACAAGCAGTGGGAAGTCGAGAGAGAAGACTGCCTGTGCCATTAATAAG GTTGTAATGGGTCGAGTGCCAGACAGAGGAGGGCGTCCCTGTGAAATTGAGCCGCCCCCTCCAGAAATGCCTTCATGGCAAAAGCGGCAGGATGCCCCCCAAGCTAGTGGACAGTATGGCGGAAGCAGGGGCACTTACGATCATTATTCCCAAGGCAGTCGGGGGGGCTATGAGAGGGGCGGCGGAGAAAGAGGAGGCAGGGGTGGCAGAGGCGGAAGAGTGCAAGGAGGATGGGGCgaggggggtggaggggggagaggtAGTTACAACAAGGGCCAGTATCAAGATTTGGCTGCTCATCAGGGtggaggcggcggcggaaccAGAGGTCCCTATAGAGGAGGCGGGAGCAACCACGGAGGCCCCCAGGAGTCCGGCCACCATTCAGGCTATAATGACAATTACCACCAGAACGGAAACTGGCATCAAGAGagaggaggcggaggcggcggcggtaGAGGGGGCAGGGGGAGAGGAGGCCGAGGAGGAGGCTGGGGAGGGAGAGGAGGCCATAATGTTAGTCAAGGGGGACACTTTGAACAGTTTTTTCAACATGGTGGCCAGAACTACAACCAAGCTGGTTTTAATCAAAGCCGCCACTACAATAGTTGA